Part of the Natronobacterium gregoryi SP2 genome, GCATCGTGGTTGCCCGGAATCATGACGATCTCGAGATCATCCGGGACCTGCTTCAGGCGCTCGTTGAAGGCCTCGTACTGCTCGTAGATGTCGACGATCTCGAGTTCTTCGTCCTGATCGGGGTAGACGCCGACGCCCTCGACCATGTCGCCCGCGATCAGCAGATACTCGACGTGCCGGGCCGCCTCGGTGTGAAGCCAGTCAGCAAAGCGATTCCAGGCGTCTGCCATGAACTCGTCGCTGCCGACGTGGACGTCGCTTATCAGTGCCGCCTGGACGTGTCGGTCGGCCGTCGATGGCTCGTAGGTGCGGGGCACGTCGGGGAAGTACATCGAGTCGACGAAACCGATTCCGGCGTCGTCCGAGAGCGTCCCCGCCATCGCCAGCGCCTCGTCACAGAGCAGTTCGTCGACGAGGTCGACGTACTCCCGATCTTTCATCACCAGCCACGGGAAAGTGCCGGTCGCGTCCTCGAGTTCGATCAGCCAGTGACCGCTGGCGGTCGACCGAACGTCGTTGACCAGTCCAACCATCGCGGCCTCGTTCCCGCCGGACATGTCCTGAATAGCCGTCGCCGGACGATGGTTGACTCGGCCGCGGAGCTTCGATCCCAGTCGGTCGAGACGGTCACGAAACACCGCAACGAAGTCCTCGTACTCCCCTGTTCCGGTACTTTCGCCGGTCATATCGCCGGTAATCTCGAGGGATCGCTTCTGGGGGTCGACCGACCTGTCCGCCGACTCAGTATACCCCTCCGTTTCAACTGGAGGATTGGTACCCTGTCCGCCGGAAGACGGCGTCTCAGTTCCAGTTGAAACAGAGGAGTCGGTCGAGAGATCGGGCGGCTGAGCGACCGTGGGTGAAGAACTCCCGATGGCTGCCAGCGCAGCGTCGACGTGTTCTGCCCGCACGACGAGCGCGTCGTCCGGGACCTCTTCTAGCACTCGCTCGAGGAGTTCGTCTCGGTCGTCGGCAGCCGCGAGACGGGTCACTGCCTCCCGTTCCGCGTTGTAACCGCGACTCGTGAGTTCGCTGACGATCCGAACTGGACCCTCGAGTGGCACACAACTCGTATTTGTGACCGGGGAAAAAAGGATAGCGAATCGATAGCGAACCGCCGACCAGTAGCAGCCTCGTCACGAGCAAAACGAGCAGAAGGTTGATTGCCACCCCCAGCAAAAAGCCGGACAATGAGCGGTCCCGACGCTGGTGATTCCGACGGGTACGACGACCAGGACCGCGACAGTACCGCGTCGTCGTCGGATACCAGTGA contains:
- a CDS encoding DNA-directed DNA polymerase II small subunit, yielding MPLEGPVRIVSELTSRGYNAEREAVTRLAAADDRDELLERVLEEVPDDALVVRAEHVDAALAAIGSSSPTVAQPPDLSTDSSVSTGTETPSSGGQGTNPPVETEGYTESADRSVDPQKRSLEITGDMTGESTGTGEYEDFVAVFRDRLDRLGSKLRGRVNHRPATAIQDMSGGNEAAMVGLVNDVRSTASGHWLIELEDATGTFPWLVMKDREYVDLVDELLCDEALAMAGTLSDDAGIGFVDSMYFPDVPRTYEPSTADRHVQAALISDVHVGSDEFMADAWNRFADWLHTEAARHVEYLLIAGDMVEGVGVYPDQDEELEIVDIYEQYEAFNERLKQVPDDLEIVMIPGNHDAVRLAEPQPGFDEELRRIMSAHDPRIVSNPSTVTIEGVSVLMYHGVSLDEVIAELPEAKASYDDPHKAMYQLLKKRHIAPQFGGHTRLAPEEEDYLVIDEVPDVFHTGHVHKLGFGKYHNVLAINSGCWQAQTDFQKSVNIDPDSGYAPIVDLDTLDVTVQKFS